The Bicyclus anynana chromosome Z, ilBicAnyn1.1, whole genome shotgun sequence genome window below encodes:
- the LOC112043807 gene encoding CCR4-NOT transcription complex subunit 1 isoform X4: protein MNLDPLTFSLSQINYLVANLNKKNFKQVNQELTQIISLYGLEAENQVLRSLLTEAVKTSWDNDRPGPVNSIHATLLTQYLSCLLNHPAKSTVVCSIIDNPSKSVQKALKPTNTLLSRIARLLKFTTAQDVAFSLVLRKTSPKPEITSFAKQHLKKRFLDFVQCYLDAERGHQVERAGLQECSPEVLQTLLTSLAFENFRLAAVTKDLFLKKLRVDFPREVVPIVLAPLLYPDDTSTPLEEMTTSDDMAAAMMDNSLGEIIREIGYSFTTSVEDCKNNMINFGAREPTAIDIARIISMMVRFHATLQEGPLIQTPGNFWMNHETKKEPVPHGHPETWNAEVFVQTLKELASNLNWKEVILQLDHPEFVVPDRQGLSLLFTILRLGLQSAGYPANIFPVEYLCRRWTNLEGQMSLLTNILKYPDIFSFADHPFHPVSIDLLKSAPEIDNKEISTWRCLYLVELLLYASERGYYMQVHELFKFPLQNCPDILLLALLQISPPITVFRQELLTTLIPIFLGNHPNSGIILQHAWHTQNPNIKPIIMHAMADWYIRGDCDQSKLSRILDVAQDLKALSLLLNVQSFPFVIDLACLASRREYLKLDKWLTDKIRDHGETFVSAMVKFLQRRCPPMLGKAPEEQLPKAAQLPPETIGTMLTCLQLCIPNVLQELQEAIYNVIASCQTLIMTKTRPTIAGIARPHTRVLETPFNPALGVGGQLFTPHVDAIASLAPNVANLTLGAPANTAFAMPGTLGPLVAAPGSPSRLLGAGPNSPFAIMPMPQHPTVANMTALARMPPMPAMDKPRLPEPIHFPDIMHSVSKEIEDEANGYFQRIYNHPPHPTLSIDEVLDMLKKFQDSPKTREREVFSCMLRNLFEEYRFFPQYPDKELHITAQLFGGIIEKGLVPSYVSLGLALRFVLDALRKPEGSKMYYFGVAALDRFKSRLKDYHKYCEHVRAIPHFNEFPPHLIEYIEYGLQSQEPPTKPQGAVLPASLAAMLNQTPVVTVSAPYRNVVCAPNPISVISKIANCAGGIGSRPSIANATNIDTLLTATDIDDKIVAPPEAIQDKTAFIFNNLSQLNLPTKCEELKEVLTEEYHNWLSQYLVMKRASIELNFHALYSNFLDVLKIREINKMVTKETFRNIRVLLRSDKGIANFSDRSLLKNLGHWLGMLTLARSQPILYLDLDLKALLLEAYHKGQQELLYVVPFIAKILESCSKSIVFKPPNPWTMSLMNVLAELHQEPDLKLNLKFEIEVLCKNLSLDITDLKPSLYLKDPEKLRTIEFQLSQPKPPKETATTVLPVHQAIIAPQQLQMMPPPPPMIPVEDLVGTAPTPTLVPGDPGLMGVLGLPEPRFNYLDVNVSSTSAFGHKIIFNPHIILFQNYPHLKQFVKPAIERSIQEWIHPVVDRSIKYALTTCEQIIRKDFAFDPDETRMRTCAHHMMRNLTAGMAMITCREQILSTISTNLKAAFITALIPTAPQQKDIIESAAAVLATENMELACAFIQKTAVEKALPELDKRLMNDYEMRKIARQEARRYYDPMVLTYQTERIPERVRLRVSGPTDMQITVYEEFACNIPGFMPVRDAGMFIPKPTQEQIPQMTFAPAVNQTQVYGHDEMTTLMSAAELFLSTAVQFPVFAVQATNMHKLFDSLAMARRNRDIVSGFTLLQRAVEGLLDGHIVPAGGSPEHVELMTRYRDIHLRVLKLLEDSRVYGHAWTTKQITYCVTECRDELKYNLEAIDCLVRNHLINLPQYDIALAQLMDNGNNYVAVSFAMQLVQLYLVDDRNDIYATESDLYHCTDTLVRLTSQTRPPPEGLATLIETIRINQDPSSFLGERSPLGPTSHIHNGILQVRSREYDDPHGLQEKTENLLREWRNILLGQLTEIELAQNFNIYVHRMNMNGILKSDDMITRFFRIATQMCIENVYQLLNEDRMNPPPVPPKREKYYTMCDSFIKLVSLLIKNTADNGNPTPKLNLLNKILGIIAGCLLQDQEEHGVNFQQLPYHRLLQILFLDMNMAEPVLESMNYQILTAFCHTLRIIRPSVAPSFCYAWLEIVAHRSFINRVLAVTPQQKGWGMYSTLLIDLFKFLDPFLRNTELAQPVMMLYKGSLKVLLVLLHDFPEFLCDYHYGFCDEIPPNCIQMRNLILSAFPRNMRLPDPFTPNLKVDLLAEISLAPRAVINYSTIIPSSQFKKDLDAYIKARAPVTFLSELRSNMQVLNEPGRRYNSQLINAVVLYVGTQAIAHIRAKGQTPNMTTIAHSAHMDIFQNFTVDFDYEGRYLFLNAIANQLRYPNSHTHYFSCCLLYLFAEANSEAVQEQITRMLLERLIVNRPHPWGLLITFIELIKNPIYKFWTHEFVHCAPEIEKLFASVARSCIAEKGGAERELTE from the exons ATGAACCTGGACCCTTTAACGTTTAGCTTATCACAAATCAATTATCTCGTTGCTAATCTAAACAAAAAGAACTTTAAGCAGGTCAATCAGGAGTTGACTCAG ATTATCAGTCTCTATGGCTTGGAGGCAGAGAATCAAGTATTGAGGAGCCTGCTTACTGAGGCAGTAAAGACTTCGTGGGATAACGATCGTCCTGGGCCTGTTAATAGTATACACGCAACCCTCTTAACGCAATACCTGTCCTGTCTACTCAACCATCCGGCTAAGTCTACTGTTGTCTGCAGTATTATAGACAACCCATCCAAGTCTGTGCAAAAg GCCTTAAAACCCACCAACACATTACTTAGTCGAATTGCAAGATTGCTGAAGTTCACTACAGCACAGGATGTTGCCTTCTCGTTAGTTCTGAGAAAAACCTCGCCAAAGCCTGAAATAACATCCTTTGCTAAACAACATCTCAAGAAGCGTTTTTTGGACTTTGTACAGTGTTACCTTGATGcag AACGTGGGCATCAAGTGGAGCGTGCAGGTCTGCAGGAGTGCAGTCCTGAGGTATTACAAACTCTATTAACGAGTCTCGCGTTCGAGAACTTTCGGTTAGCGGCCGTTACCAAGGatttgtttctaaaaaaattgcGAGTAGACTTTCCGCGCGAAGTAGTGCCCATTGTGCTCGCTCCGCTCTTGTATCCTGACGATACAAGCACACCACTCGAGGAAATGACGACGTCCGATGACATGGCGGCTGCCATGATGGACAATTCTCTCGGAGAAATCATCCGAGAGATTGGATACTCCTTTACAACATCTGTAGAGGACTGCAAAAATAACATGATAAACTTTGGGGCGCGAGAGCCGACAGCCATCGATATCGCTCGAATAATATCGATGATGGTGAGGTTTCATGCCACTCTGCAAGAGGGTCCTCTGATTCAAACACCAGGGAATTTTTGGATGAATCACGAAACTAAGAAAGAGCCTGTTCCACATGGCCATCCAGAGACATGGAATGCTGAGGTGTTTGTGCAAACATTAAAAGAACTGGCCTCTAATCTTAATTGGAAGGAAGTTATTCTTCAGCTTGATCACCCAGAGTTTGTAGTACCGGACAGACAAGGGCTAAGCTTGCTCTTCACGATTTTGCGCTTGGGTCTCCAGAGCGCCGGCTACCCTGCCAATATATTCCCAGTAGAATATCTGTGCCGACGATGGACAAACTTAGAAGGCCAAATGAGTCTACTAACAAACATACTCAAATATCCAGATATATTCAGTTTTGCTGACCATCCATTTCATCCAGTGTCGATTGACCTTTTGAAATCTGCTCCTGAAATAGATAACAAAGAAATATCCACATGGAGATGCCTCTATTTGGTAGAACTTTTACTGTATGCGTCAGAGAGAGGATATTACATGCAAGTCCATGAACTCTTCAAGTTCCCATTACAAAACTGCCCAGACATATTGTTATTGGCATTACTGCAAATCAGTCCACCCATTACAGTATTTAGACAAGAGTTGCTGACAACACTAATTCCCATATTTCTTGGCAATCATCCCAACTCTGGAATAATTTTACAGCATGCTTGGCATACGCAAAATCCCAACATCAAACCTATTATAATGCATGCGATGGCAGATTGGTACATACGCGGGGATTGTGATCAATCCAAGTTGTCCAGAATTTTAGACGTCGCGCAGGATTTAAAGGCGCTGTCGTTATTGCTAAATGTTCAATCGTTCCCATTCGTAATAGATTTGGCCTGTCTAGCATCAAGGCGAGAGTATCTCAAACTCGACAAATGGCTCACTGACAAAATCAGAGACCATGGAGAAACCTTTGTTTCGGCTATGGTGAAGTTTCTGCAACGCCGATGTCCTCCAATGCTTGGAAAAGCTCCAGAGGAGCAGCTGCCCAAGGCTGCGCAGTTGCCACCAGAAACTATCGGAACCATGTTAACCTGCTTACAACTCTGCATACCCAATGTGTTACAAGAGTTACAAGAggcaatatataatgtaatagcAAGTTGCCAAACATTGATAATGACCAAGACGAGACCAACTATTGCTGGAATTGCGCGTCCGCATACAAGAGTGTTGGAGACTCCTTTCAATCCTGCACTGGGAGTAGGGGGGCAACTGTTTACACCTCATGTGGATGCTATTGCAAGCTTGGCGCCTAACGTTGCCAATTTAACGCTAGGTGCACCTGCGAACACTGCGTTTGCCATGCCTGGAACCTTAGGACCATTGGTTGCTGCACCTGGGTCTCCCTCGCGACTTCTCGGTGCCGGGCCGAATAGCCCCTTCGCCATAATGCCGATGCCGCAACACCCCACTGTTGCAAATATGACAGCTCTAGCAAGAATGCCTCCAATGCCAGCAATGGACAAACCACGCCTGCCAGAGCCGATACATTTCCCAGATATAATGCACAGTGTTTCAAAAGAAATCGAAGACGAAGCTAATGGTTACTTTCAACGAATTTACAATCATCCCCCACATCCAACTCTGTCTATAGATGAAGTGTTAGACATGCTAAAGAAGTTCCAAGATTCGCCCAAGACCCGAGAACGAGAAGTTTTCTCGTGCATGCTACGAAACCTGTTTGAGGAGTACAGATTCTTCCCTCAATATCCCGATAAGGAACTCCATATCACCGCACAGTTGTTTGGTGGGATAATAGAGAAAGGTTTAGTTCCCAGCTATGTGTCTTTAGGGCTGGCCTTGAGATTTGTGTTGGATGCTCTCCGCAAACCTGAAGGATCTAAAATGTACTATTTTGGTGTAGCCGCTCTGGATAGATTCAAGTCACGTCTGAAGGACTATCACAAATACTGCGAGCATGTTAGGGCCATTCCACACTTCAATGAGTTCCCGCCACATCTTATAGAATACATTGAGTATGGTCTTCAGAGTCAGGAACCACCCACAAAGCCACAGGGTGCAGTCCTGCCTGCAAGTCTTGCCGCCATGTTAAACCAGACACCAGTGGTAACAGTTTCAGCACCTTATAG GAATGTGGTTTGCGCACCAAATCCCATCTCGGTCATTTCAAAGATCGCAAACTGTGCCGGGGGCATAGGCAGCCGGCCCTCCATTGCTAATGCCACGAACATCGATACACTTCTCACTGCTACTGATATAGATGACAAAATTGTGGCTCCACCTGAAGCAATCCAAGACAAGACGGcctttattttcaataatctCAGTCAATTGAATCTGCCAACCAAATGTGAAGAATTAAAGGAAGTATTAACAGAAGAATACCACAATTGGTTATCGCAGTATCTGGTGATGAAAAGGGCCTCAATAGAGCTCAATTTCCATGCACTCTATTCCAACTTCCTCGACGTTCTTAAAATCcgcgaaataaataaaatggttaCAAAAGAGACATTTCGCAATATCAGGGTATTACTGCGTTCTGACAAAGGCATAGCTAACTTCTCTGACCGATCTTTGTTGAAAAACCTTGGTCATTGGTTAGGCATGCTCACATTAGCCCGCAGTCAGCCCATTCTTTACCTAGATCTCGACCTCAAAGCACTTTTACTCGAAGCTTATCACAAAGGCCAGCAGGAGCTACTCTACGTGGTGCCGTTTATTGCGAAGATCTTGGAGTCTTGCTCCAAGAGCATCGTATTTAAACCCCCAAATCCATGGACAATGTCCCTGATGAACGTGTTAGCTGAATTACATCAAGAGCCCGATCTAAAACTAAACTTAAAGTTTGAGATAGAAGTGCTTTGTAAAAACTTGAGCTTAGATATAACTGATTTGAAACCATCTCTATATTTAAAAGACCCCGAAAAGTTAAGAACGATCGAGTTTCAACTTTCACAACCCAAACCCCCCAAAGAGACTGCGACGACCGTACTACCGGTTCATCAGGCTATAATAGCGCCCCAGCAGCTACAAATGatgccacctcctccgccaatGATCCCCGTCGAGGACTTGGTGGGGACGGCACCGACGCCGACGCTCGTACCCGGCGACCCGGGCCTGATGGGCGTGCTGGGCCTACCCGAGCCCCGGTTCAACTACCTCGACGTGAACGTCTCTTCCACCTCCGCCTTCGGGCACAAGATCATATTCAACCCGCACATCATCCTGTTCCAAAACTATCCACACTTGAAACAGTTCGTGAAGCCCGCTATCGAGAGATCCATACAAGAGTGGATACACCCGGTCGTGGACAGGTCGATCAAGTACGCACTGACGACGTGCGAGCAAATCATACGGAAGGACTTCGCGTTCGACCCCGACGAGACGCGGATGCGCACCTGCGCGCATCACATGATGCGAAATCTGACTGCTGGCATGGCCATGATCACGTGCCGCGAGCAGATCCTCAGCACGATCAGTACAAACTTGAAGGCTGCGTTCATAACTGCTTTGATACCGACCGCTCCCCAACAG AAAGACATCATAGAGAGCGCCGCTGCGGTTCTAGCGACGGAAAACATGGAGCTCGCATGCGCATTTATACAGAAGACGGCTGTGGAGAAGGCACTACCAGAGCTCGATAAGAGGCTGATGAACGATTATGAAATGAGGAAAATTGCCAGACAGGAAGCCCGAAGATACTACGACCCTATGGTACTTACTTACCAAACTGAAAGGATACCGGAGCGAGTGAGGCTGCGCGTCAGCGGCCCGACCGATATGCAGATAACCGTGTATGAGGAGTTCGCCTGTAACATCCCAGGTTTCATGCCAGTGCGCGATGCCGGCATGTTCATCCCTAAACCTACTCAGGAGCAAATTCCTCAGATGACTTTTGCGCCAGCTGTGAATCAGACTCAG GTGTATGGACACGATGAGATGACTACACTTATGTCCGCCGCAGAGTTGTTCCTGTCAACTGCCGTGCAGTTTCCCGTGTTCGCAGTACAAGCTACAAACATGCACAAACTGTTTGATTCCCTCGCAATGGCCAGACGAAACCGTGACATCGTGTCTGGCTTTACACTCCTACAGAgg GCTGTGGAGGGCCTCTTGGACGGTCACATTGTCCCGGCCGGAGGCAGCCCTGAACATGTAGAACTGATGACTCGTTACCGAGACATCCACCTTCGAGTCCTCAAATTGTTAGAAGACAGCAGGGTGTATGGCCACGCATGGACTACTAAACAGATCACTTACTGTGTGACCGAATGCAGGGATGAGCTTAAGTACAATTTGGAAGCTATTGATTGCCTTGTCAGGAATCATTTGATTAACTTGCCACAG TATGATATCGCGCTTGCACAGTTGATGGACAACGGGAATAATTATGTGGCTGTTTCATTTGCGATGCAACTCGTTCAACTTTACCTTGTGGACGATCGCAATGATATATATGCCACAGAGTCCGACCTGTACCATTGCACTGATACTCTGGTCAGGCTGACCTCACAGACGAGGCCTCCGCCCGAGGGCCTAGCAACTCTGATCGAGACAATCCGGATCAATCAGGACCCAAGCAGCTTCTTGGGGGAAAGGTCTCCATTGGGGCCAACCTCTCACATCCATAATGGCATTTTACAAGTACGA TCCCGCGAATACGACGACCCGCACGGTCTCCAAGAGAAAACTGAGAACCTCCTCCGCGAATGGAGGAACATCCTTCTCGGCCAGCTCACAGAGATCGAGCTCGCGCAGAACTTCAACATATACGTCCACAGGATGAATATGAACGGCATCCTCAAGTCGGATGACATGATCACACGGTTCTTCCGCATCGCCACACAGATGTGCATCGAGAATGTGTACCAGCTCCTCAACGAGGACCGCATGAATCCCCCCCCTGTGCCCCCCAAGAGGGAGAAGTACTACACCATGTGCGATTCATTCATCAAACTTGTGTCCTTGCTCATAAAGAATACAGCCGACAATGGCAACCCGACGCCGAAGCTTAACTTGTTGAATAAG ATACTGGGTATCATAGCAGGTTGTTTGCTTCAAGATCAAGAAGAGCATGGAGTTAATTTCCAACAACTTCCATACCATCGTCTGCTTCAAATATTGTTCCTTGATATGAATATGGCAGAGCCAGTCCTGGAGTCTATGAATTACCAG ATTTTGACTGCTTTCTGCCACACGCTACGTATCATAAGACCTAGCGTCGCACCCAGTTTCTGCTACGCGTGGCTCGAGATAGTGGCGCATAGATCCTTTATAAACAGGGTTCTTGCTGTAACGCCGCAACAAAAG GGATGGGGTATGTATTCGACGCTCCTGATCGACCTGTTCAAGTTCCTCGACCCGTTCCTACGTAACACGGAGCTGGCCCAGCCGGTCATGATGCTGTACAAGGGCAGTCTCAAGGTGCTGTTGGTGCTTCTGCACGACTTCCCCGAATTCCTGTGCGACTACCACTACGGTTTCTGCGATGAGATACCGCCAAACTGCATACAGATGAGGAATCTCATCCTGTCTGCCTTCCCGAGGAACATGAGGCTGCCCGATCCGTTCACGCCGAATCTGAAAGTGGATCTACTGGCTGAGATAAGCCTGGCGCCTCGAGCCGTCATCAACTACTCGACGATCATACCCTCGTCCCAGTTTAAGAAGGATCTGGACGCGTACATAAAGGCTCGCGCGCCGGTCACTTTCCTGTCAGAGCTACGTAGCAACATGCAG GTGCTCAACGAACCAGGCCGCAGATACAACAGCCAGCTGATAAACGCTGTGGTCCTGTACGTGGGGACTCAGGCCATCGCCCACATCAGGGCCAAGGGGCAGACACCGAACATGACGACCATAGCTCACTCAGCACACATGGACATTTTCCAAAACTTCACCGTAGACTTTGACTACGAAGGACG GTATTTGTTCCTGAATGCGATTGCAAACCAATTGCGTTACCCGAACAGCCACACGCACTACTTCAGCTGTTGCCTGCTGTATCTGTTTGCGGAGGCGAACTCGGAGGCTGTTCAGGAGCAGATCACCAGGATGCTGCTCGAGCGACTGATCGTGAACCGACCCCACCCGTGGGGACTCCTTATCACGTTCATCGAACTCATCAAAAATCCCATCTACAAATTTTGGACTCACGAATTTGTACACTGCGCCCCGGAGATCGaaaa